CGGGCTGCTGGTGCTGGACCTGGGGCGCGTCGAGCGCATCAGCTCGTTCGGCGTGCGGCGCTGGAGCGAGTTCGCCGCCAAGCTGCCCGCGGGCGCGCTGGGCATGTACGTGGTGCATGCGCCGCCGGTGGTGGTGGATCAGCTGAACATGGTGGAGGGCTTCGCCGGCGTCACGCGCGTGCTGTCCGTGCTGGCGCCCTACACCTGCCGGACCTGCGCCGAGGACCGCCTGCGGGTGGTGAACCTGGTGGACGACGCGGCGGTGCTGGCCGAGGGCAAGGCCCCCGCGCACGCGTGCCCCGTGTGCGCCAATCCGCTGGAGTTCGCGGATCAGCCGAGCGAGTTCTTCGACTACGGCCTCCGCCAGCAGTTCGGCACGGTGGACCCGGTGGTGATGCGCTACCTGCGGGCCAGCATGCCCGCGGAGCAGCCGGAGCTGGCCTCGCACCTGAAGATCATCCAGGACGACATCACGTACATCACGCTGGCGAGCGCGCTGAAGGGCGACCTCAACGTGCGACGGCTGGCGTCCGGGTTGGAGGGCCGCGTCGCCTTCGACTTCAGCCACGTGAAGGTGGTGGAGCCCGAGGCGCTGGGCAAGCTGGAGCAGGTGCTGGAGACGGCGGCGCAGGGCGCCCAGGTGGTGATGTGCCGCGTGCCGCCTCCCGCGCTGGCGGCGTTGGCTCGTTCGTCCAAGCAGCTGCCCGCGCGCATGGCCACGCTGTGGCTGCCGTGCGAGTGCCGCCACTGCGGGCAGTTGAGCCATCAGCGCATCCAGGCCCACGAGTACCTGTCGCGGCTGCGCGCGCAGCAGTCCTTCGAGAGCGCGTGCCCCATCTGCGGCGGCAGCGCGCGCGTGCCCTCCATGCCCCAGCTCCAGGGGTTCCTGGGACGCACGCCGCTGACGGACCGGCCGCTGGAGGACATCGAGGGGCTGGAGCCGCGCGCGCTCAGTCAGTACCTGTTCGGCACGGCGAACGCGGAGGGCTCGGGGAGCAAGCAGGGCGCGTCCACGGACATCTCCAACTCCCTGAGCGGCACGAAGCTCCAGATTCTTCGCCGCCTGGGGCAGGGCGGCATGGCCGAGGTGTTCCTCGCCAAGCAAGTGGGCGTGAAGGGGTTCGAGAAGTACGTCGTGATGAAGAAGATTCTCGCGCAGTTCGCCGAGAACCCCGAGTTCGTGGACATGCTGTTCGCGGAGGCGCGCGCCAACGCGCGACTCACACATCCCAACGTGGTGCAGACCTTCGACGTGGGCGTGTCCGACGGCGTCGCGTACATCCTGATGGAGTACGTGCGCGGCCCGGACCTGAAGAAGCTCATCAACGAGCTGCGCCGCAAGGGACTGGCGCTGCCGCTGGAGCACGCGCTGCGCATCGTGGCGGAGGTGGCGGCGGGCCTGCACTACGCGCACAGCTACGTGGACCCGGGCGGCACGCCGCACCCGGTGGTGCACCGCGATGTCAGCCCGCACAACGTGCTCATCTCGCTGGATGGCGCCATCAAGCTGAGCGACTTCGGCATCGCCAAGGTCGCGGGTGAGGAGAACACCCAGGCGGGCGTGCTGAAGGGGAAGATTTCATACATCTCCCCGGAGGCCGCGTCCGGGCGTCCGCTGGATGCGCGCAACGACGTGTTCGCGCTGGGCGTGGTCCTCTTCGAGCTGCTCACCGGCCAACTCCCGTTCCGTCGCGACCACGACGCGGCCACGCTGACGGCCATCGTGAGAGATCCGGCGCCGGTTCCCTCGCAGCTCAAGCCCGCGATTCCGCAGGACGTCTCCGACCTCATCCTCCGCGCGCTCGTGAAGGATCCAGCGCGGCGCACGCCGTCTGCCGCGGCGATGCGCGAGGAGATCGAGGCGGTCATGGCGCACCACCGCCTCAACTCGTCTCCGGCGGCGGTGGCGCAGTACTTCAAGGACACGCTGGGGGATCGGCTCGCGGAGTTCACGCCCGCCGCCGCCGCCGGCACTGGCAGTCATCCCCGGCCCATGCCGGTGGGCACGGGCAGCGGGAGCCTTCCCTCGGTGAGCACGGGCTCGGGCGAGATGGCGGCTCCGGGCGGCCAGCGAGGCTCGGGCAGTGGTCCTCGGCCGGCGGTGACGGGCTCGGGCAGTGGCCCGCGTCCCGCGACGGTGGGGACGGGCACGCCTCCGCGCCCGCCGACCGCTCCGTCTGGCTCCTCGCGCGTGGTGCCTCCGCCCGCGCCCACGCTCCCGGAGTTCTCCGAGCTGGAGCCTCAGGAGCGCACCGAAGTGGTGCCGCTCGACGCTGCGCTGTCCCCGGCCATGTCGATGCCCCCGCGTCCGCCGGTGCCCGCGCCGCCTCGGCCGTCGAATCCGGCTCACGCGCCGGTGCGGCCTTCGGTCGCCGCTCCCGCGGTGGCGCCCGGCGCGCCGCGCCCGTCGATGCCCGCCACGCCGGCTGTTGCGCCCGGTGCTCCGCGCTCGTCATCGCCCGCGGCTCCGGCGGTGGCGCCCGGTGCTCCGCGTTCGTCATCGCCCGCGGCTCCCGCGGTGGCTCCCAGTGTTTCGCGTCCTTCGATGCCCGCCGCTCCCGCGGTGGCGCAGGGGGCGGCGCGTCCCTCTGTGTCCGTCGAGCCGGTGGCGGCGCGGCGTTCTCCCTTCGTCTGGGGGGCGCTCGCGGTGGGCGGGTTGCTGGTGGTGGGCGGGGCCGCGGTGCTCTTCAGCGGTGGCTCCGGCTCGCGCTTCGTGGGCGTGGCCCCGGACGAGCATGTCTACGTGGGTGGCTTGCGTGCCGATGACAGCGCGGTGCCCGGGGGCGAGCCGGGCGCGACGCTGTTCGTGTCCACGGCGATGGAGGGCAAGCTGCGGCGCTTCGGGACGACCCAGTCTCGGGACCATATCGATGTGCGGACGTTGGCGGACGCGCCCGCGTCACTGCCGGCGGCCACGGGGCACCTGACGATTCAAGCG
This genomic stretch from Myxococcaceae bacterium JPH2 harbors:
- a CDS encoding protein kinase, producing GLLVLDLGRVERISSFGVRRWSEFAAKLPAGALGMYVVHAPPVVVDQLNMVEGFAGVTRVLSVLAPYTCRTCAEDRLRVVNLVDDAAVLAEGKAPAHACPVCANPLEFADQPSEFFDYGLRQQFGTVDPVVMRYLRASMPAEQPELASHLKIIQDDITYITLASALKGDLNVRRLASGLEGRVAFDFSHVKVVEPEALGKLEQVLETAAQGAQVVMCRVPPPALAALARSSKQLPARMATLWLPCECRHCGQLSHQRIQAHEYLSRLRAQQSFESACPICGGSARVPSMPQLQGFLGRTPLTDRPLEDIEGLEPRALSQYLFGTANAEGSGSKQGASTDISNSLSGTKLQILRRLGQGGMAEVFLAKQVGVKGFEKYVVMKKILAQFAENPEFVDMLFAEARANARLTHPNVVQTFDVGVSDGVAYILMEYVRGPDLKKLINELRRKGLALPLEHALRIVAEVAAGLHYAHSYVDPGGTPHPVVHRDVSPHNVLISLDGAIKLSDFGIAKVAGEENTQAGVLKGKISYISPEAASGRPLDARNDVFALGVVLFELLTGQLPFRRDHDAATLTAIVRDPAPVPSQLKPAIPQDVSDLILRALVKDPARRTPSAAAMREEIEAVMAHHRLNSSPAAVAQYFKDTLGDRLAEFTPAAAAGTGSHPRPMPVGTGSGSLPSVSTGSGEMAAPGGQRGSGSGPRPAVTGSGSGPRPATVGTGTPPRPPTAPSGSSRVVPPPAPTLPEFSELEPQERTEVVPLDAALSPAMSMPPRPPVPAPPRPSNPAHAPVRPSVAAPAVAPGAPRPSMPATPAVAPGAPRSSSPAAPAVAPGAPRSSSPAAPAVAPSVSRPSMPAAPAVAQGAARPSVSVEPVAARRSPFVWGALAVGGLLVVGGAAVLFSGGSGSRFVGVAPDEHVYVGGLRADDSAVPGGEPGATLFVSTAMEGKLRRFGTTQSRDHIDVRTLADAPASLPAATGHLTIQAGPSGCQVKVGDAVLPTPTPVAKAPIEAGRELKVLVSCAGQPARELWVMAVPGQEITVPARTQD